The DNA region CGACTGGACAGTCTTGAACAGCGGATTCGCACCAACATTGCGGCCGACACGGTCAGAGTCGAGCCGCTGCCGGAGCCGGCGAAGCCTGCGGCCAGACCGAAGGACACCGCGAAGGTCACTACTGAGAGCGCGCCGGCGGAGACGACAGTAGAGAAAGTGGCGGTTGCCCGGACTCCGCCGAGCGAGCTGGAAAACGTGATCTACGTTCGCTACGCCAAGGCCCGCTGGGCGATGGATCCGAATCTCACCAATTACGAGCTCAAACTCGCAAAGAACCAGATCATGACGGAAATCGGCAAAGATTACGATATGACTGCCGAAGAGATACTACAGATTATCGACAAGGTGTACGAATACCGCAAAGCGAACAGAAAGCCATGAGCGAAAACATCAAGACTATCGGCATCCTCACCGGCGGCGGCGACTGTCCCGGCCTCAACGCCGTTATCCGCGCGGTCGTCCTGACGGCGAGCTACGAATACGGCTGGATCTGCGTCGGTTTCCTTGACGGCTTCGAGGGCCTCATGGACGAGCGCTATATCAACCTGACGCCGCAGTCGGTGCGCGGGATCCTGCCGCAGGGCGGGACGATCCTCGGCTCCTCCAACCGCGGCAATCCATTCGAGTGGCCGGTCAAGGAGGGCGGCGAGCGCAAGATCGTCGACCGCTCCGAACGCGTCTATGAAACTATCCGCGGTCTCGGCCTAGATGCTCTGATTGTCATCGGCGGCGACGGCACGATGCATGTCTCGAAGATGTTCATGGACAAGTACGGCATCAAGGTGATCGGGGTGCCCAAGACGATCGACAACGACCTGCAGGCGACGGAGGTGACATTCGGATTTGCCACGGCGGTGGTGACCGCGACCGAGGCGATCGACAAGCTGCATACCACGGCGGCCAGTCATCATCGGGTGATGGTGCTGGAGGTCATGGGGCGCAACGTGGGGTGGATTGCGCTTGAATCGGGGGTGGCCGGCGGTGCGGATGTGATCCTGATTCCGGAGATTCCATACGACATGGAGAAGGTGTGCGACAAGATTCATCGCCGGCGCAGCCGCGGGAGCAACTTCTCGATTGTCGTCGTGGCGGAAGGCGCCAAGCCGGCCGGCGGGGACGTGATCCTGCTGAATCCCGAAATGAAGGGGACGATTCACGAGAAGCTGGGCGGGGTCGGATTCAAGGTAGCAAAGGATATCGAGGCGGGTACCGGCATGGAGACCCGAGCGACAGTTTTGGGGCACTTGCAACGCGGCGGTCAACCCTGTTCGTTTGATCGATATTTGAGTACGCGCTTCGGACGCGCGGCGGCGGATCTGGTCAAGGCCGAGAAATTCGGCCACATGGTGTGCTATCGCGGCGGGGAAATCCAGAGCATCCCGATTGCAGACGCCATCGGCGGCTTCAAGTCCGTCGACCCGGACGGAGACGGCGTGCGCACAGCAGAAGCGCTCGGCATCTCGTTCGGCCGTTAACGCGGATTCTTACAGTTCAGTCAGTCAATGGCATTATTCGTCGGTGGCCAGCGGCACGTTCGGCTGCGTTACCGGCAGCTTCACCAGCCCATGTTCTCCCTGTAAGATTTTGTTGGTAATTTTGATGAACCGATCGGTAGTCAGGGACTGCAGGCGGTAGGCAACCCACAATTTCTTCCCAACTACATTGGCGCGACCTGAGCCTGTCTGGTTCGACATAGCTGCTCCTATGGAGAGGGTGGTACCTGTGTCTGTCGCGATTCCGGCGCAGAAAGTAAACCGG from Candidatus Zixiibacteriota bacterium includes:
- a CDS encoding 6-phosphofructokinase, with the protein product MSENIKTIGILTGGGDCPGLNAVIRAVVLTASYEYGWICVGFLDGFEGLMDERYINLTPQSVRGILPQGGTILGSSNRGNPFEWPVKEGGERKIVDRSERVYETIRGLGLDALIVIGGDGTMHVSKMFMDKYGIKVIGVPKTIDNDLQATEVTFGFATAVVTATEAIDKLHTTAASHHRVMVLEVMGRNVGWIALESGVAGGADVILIPEIPYDMEKVCDKIHRRRSRGSNFSIVVVAEGAKPAGGDVILLNPEMKGTIHEKLGGVGFKVAKDIEAGTGMETRATVLGHLQRGGQPCSFDRYLSTRFGRAAADLVKAEKFGHMVCYRGGEIQSIPIADAIGGFKSVDPDGDGVRTAEALGISFGR